Proteins encoded together in one Ogataea parapolymorpha DL-1 chromosome III, whole genome shotgun sequence window:
- a CDS encoding MFS transporter, which translates to MSRNYKKLSSRPTQQNPFEPEETSTALETYPISLEPINIHGQAESKAQQWQHQEDVFADPSDEQDSHESEETGGLYSHVDFDATVHSRLKGRRLLYFTSLFSSIGVYLFGFEQGVMSLIITEKSFLSYFDNPSSIEIGTLIALLELSALFSALVVPKVSDAKGRKYTILTGALLFCIGGMFQTFAPFEQIWIMMIGRIISGSGIGFLSSIINLYQSECSPNDQRGMIASMTFSCNILGFASSIWLDFICSFLSGTYAWKVPLLVQVFLGAVLFFGGFYIVESPRWLLAIDRDNEGYGILKLFNDDDPDPEKAKKEFLAIKHTIESEKKQLEREQRSWLGTIVKNRRVITIGASSLFFAQFNGINLVSYYAPLIFEEVGFEGKSAFVITGINAIIYLLSTLIPWFLVDNIRIGGRRRLLIAGGLLMGSSLFVSGVMSALNNKFGSIMVAVLIVLYNAAFGFSWGPLAWLYASEIYADSYTRSVGASLGTSINWFSNFVVGELSPELLDLISWRLYFIYGAFCFVSCIVVYKFYPETTGVELEDMDKLFEEFKKE; encoded by the coding sequence ATGTCGCGCAATTACAAGAAACTCAGTAGCAGGCCTACGCAACAGAATCCGTTTGAGCCTGAGGAGACCAGCACGGCACTCGAAACCTATCCGATATCGCTTGAGCCGATAAATATACACGGGCAGGCGGAGTCTAAGGCACAGCAATGGCAACACCAGGAGGACGTGTTTGCGGACCCGTCCGATGAGCAGGACTCGCACGAGTCGGAGGAGACGGGCGGGCTGTATTCGCACGTGGATTTCGACGCAACCGTCCACAGCCGTCTAAAGGGCCGGCGACTCCTATATTTCACGTCGTTGTTTAGCTCCATAGGAGTTTATTTGTTCGGATTCGAGCAAGGCGTCATGTCGCTGATTATCACAGAAAAATCGTTTTTGAGCTATTTTGACAACCCAAGCAGTATAGAGATCGGGACCTTGATAGCCCTGTTAGAGCTGAGTGCGCTTTTCTCTGCTCTGGTGGTGCCCAAGGTGTCGGACGCCAAGGGCCGCAAATACACGATTCTGACGGGCGCTCTGTTATTTTGTATCGGTGGCATGTTCCAGACATTTGCTCCCTTTGAACAGATATGGATCATGATGATCGGCAGGATCATCTCTGGTTCCGGAATTGGGTTTCTGAGCTCCATCATCAACCTATATCAATCAGAGTGTTCTCCAAACGACCAGCGTGGTATGATCGCGTCGATGACGTTCAGCTGCAACATCCTTGGGTTTGCGTCGTCTATCTGGCTGGACTTCATCTGCTCGTTTCTGTCCGGCACGTACGCGTGGAAAGTGCCGCTTCTGGTACAAGTCTTTTTGGGAGCCGTGCTATTTTTCGGGGGCTTCTACATAGTGGAGTCTCCCAGATGGCTTTTAGCCATTGACCGCGACAACGAGGGCTATGGGATCCTCAAGCTAttcaacgacgacgatcCAGACCCTGAGAAGGCGAAAAAAGAGTTCCTGGCCATCAAGCACACCATCGAGAGcgagaagaaacagctcgAGCGCGAGCAACGCAGCTGGCTCGGGACGATCGTCAAAAACCGCAGAGTCATCACCATCGGCGCGTCGTCTCTGTTTTTCGCGCAATTCAACGGCATCAACCTGGTGAGTTACTACGCTCCGCTGATATTCGAGGAGGTGGGTTTCGAAGGAAAATCTGCCTTTGTCATCACCGGAATAAATGCCATTATTTATCTCCTATCTACACTTATACCATGGTTCCTCGTTGATAACATCCGGATCGGGGGCCGCAGACGACTGCTCATAGCCGGCGGACTGTTGATGGGCAGTTCGCTGTTTGTCTCTGGGGTCATGAGCGCTCTGAATAACAAGTTCGGGTCAATCATGGTGGCCGTTCTCATTGTGCTTTACAATGCTGCTTTCGGATTCTCCTGGGGCCCATTGGCGTGGCTCTATGCCAGTGAGATATACGCTGACTCCTATACCCGTTCAGTCGGTGCATCTTTGGGCACCTCCATCAATTGGTTCAGCAACTTTGTTGTTGGAGAGCTCAGTCCtgaacttcttgacctCATCAGTTGGAGGTTGTATTTCATATACGGCGCCTTCTGTTTTGTCAGCTGTATTGTTGTGTACAAGTTCTATCCTGAAACAACGGGAGTCGAGCTTGAGGACATGGACAAATTgtttgaggagttcaaaaaagaaTGA
- a CDS encoding V-type proton ATPase subunit C: MDANYLLISLPKSTSTDKDSLKDWLQTHINGGSVDLFEYQLPGFKVGTLDSLVLQSEELGRIDQQLYGSIGKVQDIMASIHGEGDAKFVAKQKIDGKFVDQYLESFRWNTSRYRLDKPIEELINLISSEALNVDNDLRSSYANYNQARSNLVAAQRKQTGDLSVKSLHDIVRAEHFVLDSEHLQTVLLAVPKSVNDEFLNQYETLVEFVVPRSAQQIAQDSEYYLYSVTLFKKYVPAFLSKARDAKWIPRDFDYSEEVMAKMRNEYQEASKEEHTLKNDLLRLSKSAYSEIVSSWTHIKILRTFVESVLRYGLPPDFYSFLLRLPAKAISKSKRELIQRFGYLGGNAFAKDKKGNLVADAGLHEYASLVDQDYEPFVLYEISLS; encoded by the coding sequence ATGGACGCCAATTATCTCCTAATTTCCCTTCCCAAGAGCACGTCAACGGACAAAGACTCACTTAAGGACTGGCTCCAGACACATATTAACGGTGGCAGCGTCGATCTGTTTGAATACCAGCTTCCGGGCTTCAAAGTGGGCACTCTCGACTCGCTGGTGCTCCAGAGCGAGGAGCTTGGTAGAATCGACCAGCAGCTGTACGGGTCTATTGGAAAAGTACAGGATATCATGGCAAGCATCCATGGCGAGGGCGATGCTAAATTTGTGGCCAAACAGAAGATCGACGGCAAATTCGTGGACCAGTATTTGGAGTCCTTCCGGTGGAACACCTCGAGATATAGACTGGATAAACCCATCGAGGAACTCATCAACTTGATCTCAAGCGAGGCATTGAATGTCGACAACGATCTGAGGTCGTCCTACGCTAATTACAACCAGGCCAGGTCGAATCTTGTGGCCGCTCAGCGGAAACAGACCGGAGACCTGTCTGTCAAGTCACTGCATGACATTGTGCGTGCAGAACACTTCGTGCTGGACTCTGAACACCTCCAGACCGTCCTACTGGCCGTGCCAAAGAGTGTCAATGATGAGTTCCTCAACCAGTACGAGACATTGGTGGAATTTGTGGTTCCACGGTCTGCACAGCAAATAGCCCAGGACTCCGAGTACTACCTCTATTCCGTCACattgttcaaaaaatacgTGCCCGCGTTCTTGTCCAAGGCCAGAGACGCCAAATGGATCCCTAGAGACTTCGACTACTCCGAGGAGGTGATGGCTAAAATGAGAAACGAGTACCAGGAGGCGTCTAAGGAAGAACACACGCTCAAGAACGACCTGCTCAGACTCTCCAAAAGCGCATACTCGGAAATCGTCTCGTCGTGGACACACATCAAAATCCTCAGAACCTTCGTCGAGAGCGTCCTCAGATACGGCCTTCCCCCAGACTTCTACTCGTTCTTGCTGAGACTCCCGGCAAAGGCCATTTCGAAATCCAAGCGGGAACTCATCCAGAGATTTGGCTACCTCGGCGGCAACGCATTTgccaaggacaagaaggGTAACCTTGTCGCTGACGCGGGGCTCCACGAGTACGCCTCGCTAGTTGACCAGGATTACGAGCCGTTCGTTTTATACGagatcagcttgagctAG
- a CDS encoding putative secreted protein: MAPRRRNVTLAAASAVALLGAASLVVTTYPHLLERLPWWKKKSATENKESEQDSSAETAENIGDSTVVVQENQLTEKELKEVLKEKAIPIPEGATLDDLIALADKAKSV; the protein is encoded by the exons ATGGCTCCTCGCAGAAGGAACGTTACTCTCGCAGCCGCCTCCGCAGTCGCGCTTTTAGGAGCTGCGTCGCTTGTCGTGACCACATATCCTCATTTATTGGAAAGATTaccgtggtggaaaaagaagtcCGCCACCGAGAACAAAGAATCCGAGCAAGACTCGTCTGCCGAGACGGCAGAGAATATTGGCGACTCGACTGTTGTTGTGCAAGAAAACCAGTTGACTGAgaaggagctcaaagaggtCCTCAAAGAG AAAGCGATACCTATTCCTGAAGGTGCTACTCTTGATGACCTTATCGCCCTTGCTGATAAGGCTAAATCTGTATAA